Proteins from one Paenibacillus sp. genomic window:
- a CDS encoding methylated-DNA--[protein]-cysteine S-methyltransferase → MNAEATHYYYTLPESLERRWTLLATGRGVSAVLFGPEELEAEVQRRRARRPGAALAEDASPFEEFGVLDRLRRYFAGEPVGFEDIPLDPAGTDFQLATWAALGRIPYGEVRTYGELARDVGRPKAVRAIGAAVGRNPLPLLLPCHRVVGSNGALTGFRGGLRLKQRLLSLEGAPPLKDAGHERFRF, encoded by the coding sequence ATGAACGCGGAGGCGACGCACTATTATTACACGCTGCCGGAATCGCTGGAGCGGCGGTGGACGCTGCTCGCGACCGGGCGGGGCGTGAGCGCCGTCTTGTTCGGACCCGAGGAACTGGAAGCGGAGGTCCAGCGGCGTAGGGCGCGCCGTCCCGGCGCGGCGCTCGCAGAGGACGCGTCGCCGTTCGAGGAATTCGGCGTCTTGGACCGGCTGCGCCGATATTTCGCCGGCGAGCCGGTCGGCTTCGAGGATATTCCGCTGGATCCCGCCGGAACGGACTTTCAGCTCGCGACGTGGGCGGCGCTCGGCCGGATCCCGTACGGCGAAGTGCGAACGTACGGCGAGCTGGCGCGAGACGTCGGCCGGCCGAAGGCCGTCCGCGCGATCGGCGCCGCGGTCGGCCGCAACCCGCTGCCGCTGCTGCTGCCGTGTCACCGCGTCGTCGGGTCGAACGGCGCGCTGACCGGCTTCCGCGGCGGCCTGCGCCTCAAGCAGCGGCTGTTATCGCTGGAGGGCGCCCCGCCGTTGAAAGACGCGGGGCACGAAAGGTTTCGCTTTTAA
- a CDS encoding response regulator — protein sequence MRAIVVDDEPLSLAGMERMLRRQNVEVIGAFPDPLAAIREAGRLSPDAAFIDIEMPGMNGLAAAERLMEAVPELQVVFVTAYDQYAVDAFELNAADYLLKPVQTRRLETTLARLRSRMKRAVPVPPPAPAANVSALYCFSRLGVASEDGRVAEIPWRTTKAKEVFAYLLHLRDRTVSKDALLDLMWPDMDLAKAHTHLHTTVYQIRQTVKTLDLPIKLSFMDGGYRLELNGVAVDVDVWERQTAKLQSGAAVHAGEAEAWAAMYRGDYYEHEGYWWAEQERERLRIKWLECALRIAEELGGRAWNSIAFSLLTDISARFPSVQESYFLLMRMYLRQGQTQEVRKTYEQLKEALRDEAGEEPDKQITAWYEAHLGKG from the coding sequence ATGAGAGCGATCGTGGTGGACGACGAACCGTTGTCGCTCGCCGGCATGGAGCGCATGCTCCGTCGGCAGAACGTCGAGGTGATCGGCGCTTTCCCGGATCCGTTGGCGGCGATTCGGGAAGCGGGGCGGCTTTCGCCCGACGCCGCGTTCATCGATATCGAAATGCCCGGCATGAACGGGCTGGCGGCCGCGGAGCGGCTGATGGAGGCGGTGCCGGAGCTCCAGGTCGTCTTCGTGACGGCGTACGACCAATACGCCGTCGACGCGTTCGAACTGAACGCGGCAGACTATTTGTTGAAGCCGGTGCAGACGAGGCGGCTCGAAACGACGCTGGCGCGGCTGCGGTCCCGCATGAAGCGGGCCGTCCCCGTCCCGCCACCGGCGCCGGCCGCGAACGTCTCGGCGCTGTATTGTTTCTCGCGCCTAGGCGTCGCTTCGGAGGACGGGCGCGTCGCGGAAATTCCGTGGCGCACGACGAAGGCGAAGGAAGTGTTCGCCTACCTGCTGCATTTGCGCGACCGGACGGTGTCCAAGGACGCGCTGCTCGATTTGATGTGGCCCGACATGGATCTCGCGAAGGCGCATACGCACTTGCATACGACGGTGTATCAAATTCGCCAAACCGTGAAAACGCTGGACCTGCCGATCAAGCTCAGCTTCATGGACGGCGGCTACCGCCTCGAGCTGAACGGCGTCGCAGTCGACGTCGACGTCTGGGAGCGCCAAACAGCCAAGCTGCAGAGCGGCGCCGCGGTGCATGCGGGCGAGGCGGAGGCGTGGGCCGCTATGTATCGCGGCGATTATTACGAGCATGAGGGCTATTGGTGGGCGGAGCAGGAGCGGGAACGGCTGCGCATCAAGTGGCTGGAGTGCGCGCTGCGGATCGCGGAGGAGCTCGGCGGACGGGCGTGGAACAGCATCGCGTTCTCGCTGCTTACCGACATCTCGGCGCGCTTCCCGTCCGTACAGGAAAGCTACTTCCTCCTGATGCGGATGTACCTGCGGCAGGGCCAGACGCAGGAAGTGCGGAAGACGTACGAGCAGTTGAAGGAGGCGCTCCGGGACGAGGCCGGAGAGGAACCGGACAAGCAGATCACCGCTTGGTACGAAGCCCATCTCGGGAAGGGATAA
- a CDS encoding HNH endonuclease: MSDATETERQSKTCYYCGQDKPLSEFLRRTGKRAGKRSRRGPCRTCRSERKTIAAPLHAEPAPPAAPPAPAPLSRPVPARAAAPRPWKRPPLPPLPPKPEGPDPSVLRVNRHGIVGMRGKTDKGRRWYQETDLETAVTLVKERAAVVVNRHTIRRIYSNKAFRRYILERDRYTCYFCGQPGDTIDHLLPRAKGGHTTPANCVCACSLCNQSKADQTLQDFIERDRRPRRVPDDSDES; encoded by the coding sequence ATGAGCGACGCGACAGAGACCGAACGACAATCGAAAACATGTTATTACTGCGGGCAGGACAAACCTCTTTCCGAGTTTCTGCGCCGCACGGGCAAACGGGCGGGCAAACGGTCCCGACGGGGTCCGTGCCGAACGTGCCGCAGCGAACGCAAGACGATCGCAGCCCCGCTGCACGCGGAGCCCGCCCCGCCCGCCGCTCCTCCCGCTCCGGCGCCGCTCTCGAGGCCGGTTCCCGCGCGCGCGGCCGCGCCGCGCCCTTGGAAGCGGCCCCCGCTTCCCCCTTTGCCGCCGAAGCCGGAGGGTCCCGACCCCTCGGTGCTCCGCGTCAACCGCCATGGCATCGTCGGCATGCGCGGCAAGACGGACAAAGGACGCCGGTGGTATCAGGAAACCGACCTGGAGACGGCCGTGACGCTCGTCAAGGAACGGGCCGCCGTCGTCGTCAACCGTCATACGATCCGCCGCATTTACAGCAATAAGGCGTTCCGGCGGTACATCCTGGAGCGGGATCGCTACACCTGTTACTTCTGCGGGCAGCCGGGCGATACGATCGACCATCTGCTGCCGCGGGCGAAAGGCGGGCATACGACCCCGGCCAACTGCGTGTGCGCCTGCTCCTTGTGCAATCAGAGCAAAGCGGACCAAACGCTGCAGGACTTCATCGAGCGCGACCGCCGGCCTCGGCGCGTCCCCGACGACTCGGACGAATCATAA
- a CDS encoding ATP-binding protein — MSRKNAWIIAAFTLLMIARAWSLYIADAPSLKADDGVLDLRDWDLGEDGIVRLDGEWNFYPHSYVNPLGPYDQSEPIAMQVPGGWDRAISPGGASTFGFGTYQLRVLLSEEDAGRAALAIRSSNVRSAHRLFVSGEPVGGSGSPGVSRETTAPQNTPYVAEVPVRGAELWITVHVANFHYGFQGGIFDTFHLGTLQSIVQEAQAEKMVEYAIDTAFLVFGVLFAAMYAMRRQNPELLWFGGFFVSYVTFALTHGEKLLFVWWPSLPYEWQSKLQFLSAVLIYISMLLFVRHLFPKYYAPWVVRTILTVLSALSILCLFSEVYEFTRLELVIIMFLGLFSLYILGWLLAGIISLKQESVYALIGALCLFYEHLFVGLTFVGLQPSNVFFPFEMLVFVVSMGVLLAQRFFDNLKQVEEASRRLERADRMKTEFLANTSHELRTPLHGMINMAQVTLDEGVAEERQAERLRLIVSTGRHLSHLLEDILDLSRLNEGTLQADLKAVDLRTAVDGVWELLPYVTEHTAVKLENRVGERLPRVWADDQRVMQILFNLIHNAMKHANASTVVVEAEDLGTSVRVSVTDDGRGIPPEKLEVIFEEFRQGYAEGEAAPKGAGLGLAITKKLVRLQGGEIEVESVPGERTQFRFTLPTAPAQATDEAAAGDAGAAQAAEPSWARRQESEDPAVAEKTYRQEVADAPRILLVEDDPVSLKVVYELLRSERYSVEAVSDGLEAMRALTGSRRWDAVILDVSLPGKTGYELCRFIRRRFSFHELPVLFLTARSQPADLMAGFEAGANDYVLKPVDSTELKARVRTLLQLKQSVREKLHMEMALIQAQIKPHFLFNALNTIASLSETDPDRMREVLTDFGVYLKNSFDLRNLNDVVPFAMEWTLVESYLSVERARFGDRMRIETRVPEFASFQLPPLSIQPIVENALRHGILKRPEGGRVAIAVEPIDGAIRVSVEDDGIGFALGTAEAIVSGRHTGGIGLTNIHRRLMHLYGQGLVIESAHGRGSVVRFDIPTAEGGEA, encoded by the coding sequence ATGAGTCGTAAAAATGCATGGATCATCGCGGCGTTTACCCTATTGATGATTGCTCGGGCTTGGAGCTTGTATATCGCCGATGCGCCTTCCCTGAAGGCGGACGACGGCGTGCTTGATTTAAGGGATTGGGACTTGGGGGAGGACGGGATCGTTCGCCTGGACGGCGAATGGAACTTTTATCCTCATTCGTACGTCAATCCTTTAGGTCCATATGACCAGTCAGAACCGATCGCGATGCAGGTGCCCGGGGGGTGGGATCGGGCGATCTCCCCAGGCGGGGCGTCGACGTTCGGGTTCGGCACGTATCAGCTGCGCGTGCTGCTGTCCGAAGAGGACGCCGGGCGGGCCGCGCTCGCGATTCGGTCGTCCAACGTGCGCTCCGCGCATCGGCTGTTCGTATCGGGCGAACCGGTCGGCGGGAGCGGCTCGCCGGGCGTGTCGCGCGAGACGACGGCGCCGCAAAATACGCCGTATGTCGCGGAGGTGCCCGTGCGCGGCGCCGAGCTGTGGATTACGGTGCATGTCGCGAACTTCCACTACGGCTTCCAAGGCGGCATTTTCGACACGTTCCATCTCGGCACGCTGCAGAGCATCGTCCAGGAAGCGCAAGCCGAGAAAATGGTGGAGTACGCCATCGACACCGCTTTCTTGGTGTTCGGGGTGCTGTTCGCCGCGATGTACGCGATGCGCCGGCAAAATCCGGAGCTGCTCTGGTTCGGGGGCTTCTTCGTATCGTACGTCACGTTCGCGCTGACGCACGGAGAGAAGCTGCTTTTCGTTTGGTGGCCGTCGCTTCCGTACGAATGGCAAAGCAAATTGCAGTTTTTGTCCGCCGTTTTGATTTACATCTCGATGCTGCTGTTCGTCAGGCATTTGTTCCCGAAATATTATGCGCCTTGGGTCGTGCGGACGATTTTGACCGTGCTATCCGCCCTGTCGATCCTCTGTTTGTTCTCGGAAGTCTATGAATTTACGAGGCTCGAGCTCGTCATCATCATGTTTTTGGGACTGTTTTCTTTATATATTTTAGGCTGGCTGCTGGCCGGCATCATCTCGCTCAAGCAGGAGTCCGTGTATGCGCTCATCGGGGCGTTGTGTTTGTTCTACGAGCACTTGTTCGTCGGATTGACCTTCGTCGGCCTGCAGCCCTCGAACGTATTCTTCCCGTTCGAAATGCTCGTCTTCGTCGTCTCGATGGGCGTGCTTCTGGCGCAGCGGTTTTTCGACAACTTGAAGCAGGTCGAGGAGGCGTCGCGGCGGCTCGAACGGGCGGATCGCATGAAGACGGAATTTTTGGCGAACACGTCCCACGAGCTTCGCACGCCGCTGCACGGCATGATCAATATGGCGCAGGTGACGCTCGACGAAGGGGTCGCCGAAGAGCGCCAGGCCGAACGGCTTCGGCTCATCGTTTCAACCGGACGCCATCTGTCCCATTTGCTCGAGGATATCTTGGATTTGTCCCGCTTGAACGAGGGCACGCTGCAGGCCGACTTGAAGGCGGTCGATCTGCGCACGGCCGTGGACGGCGTATGGGAGCTGCTGCCTTACGTGACGGAGCATACGGCGGTAAAGCTCGAGAACCGGGTCGGGGAGCGGCTGCCGCGGGTATGGGCGGACGATCAGCGCGTCATGCAAATTTTGTTCAATCTCATCCACAACGCGATGAAACACGCGAACGCCTCGACGGTCGTCGTGGAAGCCGAAGATTTGGGGACTTCGGTCCGCGTGTCGGTCACCGACGACGGGAGAGGGATTCCGCCGGAAAAGCTAGAGGTGATCTTCGAGGAATTCCGGCAAGGCTACGCGGAAGGCGAGGCCGCGCCGAAGGGGGCCGGGCTCGGCCTCGCGATTACGAAGAAGCTGGTTCGCCTGCAGGGCGGGGAGATCGAGGTCGAATCCGTCCCGGGGGAACGGACGCAATTCCGGTTCACGCTGCCGACCGCGCCCGCGCAGGCGACGGACGAAGCCGCGGCGGGGGACGCCGGGGCCGCCCAAGCGGCGGAGCCGAGCTGGGCGCGGCGTCAGGAGTCGGAAGATCCGGCCGTCGCCGAGAAGACGTACCGGCAGGAGGTCGCGGACGCGCCTCGCATCCTGCTCGTCGAAGACGATCCGGTCAGCCTCAAGGTCGTGTACGAGCTGCTCCGCAGCGAGCGGTACAGCGTCGAGGCGGTTTCCGACGGCCTCGAGGCGATGCGAGCGCTCACGGGCTCGCGGCGGTGGGATGCGGTCATCTTGGACGTCTCGCTGCCGGGGAAAACCGGCTACGAGCTGTGCCGGTTCATTCGGAGGCGCTTTTCGTTCCACGAGCTGCCGGTGCTGTTCCTGACCGCCCGCAGCCAGCCGGCCGACCTGATGGCGGGCTTCGAAGCGGGAGCGAACGATTACGTCCTGAAGCCGGTCGATTCGACGGAGCTGAAGGCGCGCGTGCGGACGCTGCTGCAGCTGAAGCAATCGGTGCGCGAGAAGCTGCATATGGAAATGGCGCTCATCCAAGCGCAAATCAAGCCGCACTTCTTGTTCAACGCGCTGAATACGATCGCGAGCCTAAGCGAGACGGATCCCGACCGAATGCGCGAGGTGCTGACCGATTTCGGGGTGTACCTGAAAAACAGCTTCGACCTGCGCAACCTGAACGACGTCGTGCCGTTCGCGATGGAATGGACGCTCGTTGAATCGTACTTGTCCGTGGAGCGTGCCCGGTTCGGCGACCGCATGCGCATCGAAACGCGCGTGCCCGAATTCGCCTCGTTCCAGCTGCCGCCGCTGTCGATCCAGCCGATCGTCGAGAACGCGCTGCGGCACGGCATTCTGAAGCGCCCCGAAGGGGGCCGCGTCGCGATCGCGGTGGAGCCGATCGACGGAGCGATTCGCGTTTCCGTCGAGGACGACGGGATCGGCTTCGCGCTGGGCACGGCGGAGGCGATCGTATCCGGGCGCCATACGGGCGGAATCGGACTCACGAACATTCATCGAAGGTTAATGCATTTGTACGGGCAAGGACTCGTGATCGAGTCCGCGCACGGCCGGGGATCCGTCGTCCGATTCGACATTCCGACTGCAGAGGGGGGCGAAGCATGA
- a CDS encoding DinB family protein gives MSTYLFDQLTFVRGQTLKALEGVSEATANVVPEGFRNSILWHAGHIYVVHERFAFVLQGKEAKLPPAYTASFGMGTSPASWTKRPPALAEIREMLREQQARVEQTWQGKLQEGAPEPYTTSAGMTLATTEAFLNFTLYHEGMHFQAIKMYKMLLS, from the coding sequence TTGTCCACGTATCTATTCGATCAATTAACGTTCGTCCGCGGCCAGACATTGAAGGCATTGGAAGGAGTGTCGGAAGCGACGGCGAACGTCGTGCCCGAAGGCTTCCGAAATTCGATACTTTGGCACGCCGGTCATATTTATGTGGTGCATGAACGGTTCGCGTTCGTGCTGCAGGGCAAGGAGGCTAAGCTGCCTCCCGCGTACACGGCTTCGTTCGGCATGGGCACCTCGCCGGCATCTTGGACCAAGCGGCCGCCGGCGCTGGCCGAAATTCGGGAAATGCTGCGCGAGCAGCAGGCCAGAGTCGAGCAGACCTGGCAGGGAAAGCTCCAGGAAGGCGCGCCGGAGCCGTATACGACGTCGGCGGGCATGACGCTGGCGACGACGGAGGCGTTCCTCAATTTCACGCTGTATCACGAAGGCATGCATTTCCAAGCGATCAAAATGTATAAAATGCTTCTCTCCTGA
- the pdaA gene encoding delta-lactam-biosynthetic de-N-acetylase — protein MHRRTLVAAALLLAAAALFGSSAAQAADTPFHFGFKKSKNGAPASIAQEPFRAVVEKHGALFHGDVTRKALYLTFDNGYENGFTPKILDVLKEKRVPAAFFVTGQYVREQPELLRRMADEGHIIGNHSWSHPDLTTVPDDALAQELAKVEAGVAAVTKQKEMRFMRPPRGIFSDRTLALSRKLGYVNVFWSLAYVDWDTKRQRGADYAFQQVTAQLHPGAILLLHSVSKDNADALGRIIDYARAQGYEFYGLDSLEKPPGT, from the coding sequence ATGCATCGCAGAACGTTAGTCGCCGCCGCCCTGCTGCTCGCCGCTGCGGCGCTGTTCGGCTCTAGCGCGGCGCAGGCCGCCGACACGCCGTTTCATTTCGGATTCAAGAAGAGCAAGAACGGGGCTCCCGCCTCGATCGCTCAAGAGCCCTTCCGCGCGGTCGTCGAAAAACACGGAGCGCTGTTTCACGGGGATGTCACCCGCAAAGCGCTGTATTTGACGTTCGACAACGGGTACGAGAACGGCTTTACGCCGAAAATTTTGGACGTACTGAAGGAAAAACGGGTGCCCGCCGCGTTCTTCGTGACGGGGCAGTACGTAAGAGAGCAGCCGGAGCTGCTGCGCCGCATGGCCGACGAAGGGCACATCATCGGCAACCATTCCTGGAGCCATCCGGATTTGACGACGGTGCCGGACGACGCGCTCGCGCAGGAGCTCGCGAAAGTGGAGGCGGGGGTAGCCGCCGTCACGAAGCAGAAGGAGATGCGCTTCATGCGGCCGCCGCGCGGCATCTTCAGCGACCGCACGCTGGCGCTGTCCCGCAAGCTCGGGTATGTGAACGTGTTTTGGTCGCTCGCTTACGTCGATTGGGATACGAAACGGCAGCGGGGCGCGGACTACGCGTTCCAACAAGTGACGGCGCAGCTGCATCCGGGCGCGATTTTGCTGCTGCATTCGGTCTCGAAGGACAACGCCGACGCGCTCGGCCGGATCATCGATTACGCCAGGGCGCAGGGGTATGAATTTTACGGGCTGGATTCGTTGGAGAAGCCGCCGGGCACGTGA
- a CDS encoding iron-containing alcohol dehydrogenase, whose translation MIPFRYYNPTHLLFGKDKLQELRTLVPMYGRKVLLVYGGGSIKANGLYDLVTEHLYAVGADFYELGGVEPNPRLSTVHKGVDLCKREGIEFLLAVGGGSVIDCTKAIAVGAKMEGDVWDVITRKTPATDALPFGTVLTLAATGSEMNAGSVITNWETKEKIGWGSPHTFPKFSILDPTFTFTVPRDQTVYGMVDIMSHVLEQYVHHTENTPVQDGFAETLLRTVIATAPKLLADLHSYEHRETILYCGTMALNGTLAMGVQGDWATHNIEHAVSAVYDIPHGGGLAILFPNWMEHVIDENPARFKQMAVNVFGIDPASGDDREVGLSGIRALRAFWTSIGAPSRLADYGIGEEHLDAMADKAMAFGPFGHFKKLQREDVLAIYRKSL comes from the coding sequence ATGATTCCATTCAGGTACTATAATCCGACGCATCTGCTGTTCGGGAAAGACAAGCTGCAGGAGCTGCGCACGCTCGTGCCGATGTACGGCCGGAAGGTGCTGCTCGTGTACGGCGGGGGCAGCATTAAGGCGAACGGGCTGTACGATCTTGTGACGGAGCATTTATATGCCGTGGGGGCGGACTTCTACGAGCTCGGCGGGGTCGAGCCGAATCCGCGCTTGTCGACCGTACATAAAGGCGTCGACCTCTGCAAGCGCGAAGGCATCGAGTTTCTGCTCGCGGTCGGCGGCGGCAGCGTCATCGACTGCACGAAGGCGATCGCGGTCGGGGCGAAGATGGAAGGCGATGTTTGGGACGTCATTACCCGGAAAACGCCGGCGACCGACGCGCTGCCGTTCGGGACCGTCTTGACGCTGGCGGCCACGGGGTCCGAAATGAACGCCGGCTCGGTCATCACCAATTGGGAGACGAAGGAGAAAATCGGCTGGGGCAGCCCGCATACGTTCCCGAAGTTTTCGATTCTCGACCCGACGTTCACGTTCACGGTGCCGCGCGACCAAACCGTCTACGGCATGGTCGACATTATGTCCCACGTGCTCGAACAGTACGTGCACCATACCGAAAATACGCCCGTTCAGGACGGGTTCGCCGAAACGCTGCTGCGCACGGTCATCGCGACGGCGCCGAAGCTGCTTGCGGATTTGCATTCCTACGAGCACCGCGAAACGATTCTGTACTGCGGCACGATGGCGCTGAACGGCACGCTCGCGATGGGCGTGCAGGGCGATTGGGCGACCCACAATATCGAGCATGCGGTCAGCGCCGTCTACGACATCCCGCACGGCGGCGGGCTTGCGATCTTGTTCCCGAATTGGATGGAGCATGTGATCGACGAAAACCCGGCGCGCTTTAAGCAAATGGCCGTCAACGTCTTCGGCATCGATCCCGCCTCGGGCGACGACCGCGAAGTCGGCCTCTCCGGCATACGCGCGCTCCGGGCGTTTTGGACGTCCATCGGCGCGCCGAGCCGGCTCGCCGACTACGGCATCGGCGAGGAGCATTTGGACGCAATGGCGGACAAAGCGATGGCGTTCGGCCCGTTCGGTCATTTCAAGAAGCTGCAGCGGGAAGACGTCCTCGCGATTTACCGCAAATCGCTGTAA
- a CDS encoding cold-shock protein, whose product MQTGTVKWFNAEKGYGFIEVEGGDDVFVHFSAITGEGFKSLDEGQRVQFEIVQGSRGPQAENVVKL is encoded by the coding sequence ATGCAAACAGGTACAGTGAAATGGTTTAACGCGGAAAAAGGGTACGGCTTCATCGAAGTGGAAGGCGGGGACGACGTATTCGTGCACTTCAGCGCGATTACGGGCGAAGGGTTCAAGTCTTTGGACGAAGGACAGCGCGTGCAGTTCGAAATCGTTCAAGGCAGCCGCGGCCCGCAGGCTGAAAACGTAGTGAAACTGTAA
- a CDS encoding DHA2 family efflux MFS transporter permease subunit, translating into MQQAAGTYEQKQYRVMPILISLLISGFVGMFSETALNIAISNLMDVMNITAATAQWLTTGFLLTLGILTPVSGLLLQWFTTRQLFVASLVCSIVGTLVAALAPNFETLMVARVLQAAGTGLLLPLMFNTILIIIPAEKRGAAMGVIGLVLMFAPAIGPTIAGLLIEYLSWHWIFWISLPFLVIGLLFGLVYLDNVSQITKPKIDALSVLLSTIGFGGIVFGFSKAGEGAEGWSSLPVLVSLALGLVGLLLFTLRQLYGKHPMMNLRVFTYPMFVVGLFMVLFCMMIILSTMLILPLYMQNGMALTAFAAGLILLPGSILNGFMSPLMGGLFDKYGPKWLVIPGLVIVAAALWLFSGINAGTATVLIVVLHCLLMVGIAMVWMPAQTNGLNQLPPELYPDGTAVMNTLQQVAGAIGTAIAVSILTNGIHDYMKNAEAAAAPDAAVSAMTFGSQNVFTFAMIVTLLGLVMALFIRRVIVTHPAAKPMH; encoded by the coding sequence ATGCAGCAAGCTGCAGGTACGTACGAACAAAAGCAATACCGCGTCATGCCGATTTTGATTTCGCTGTTAATCAGCGGCTTCGTCGGCATGTTCAGCGAAACGGCGCTCAATATCGCGATCAGCAATTTGATGGACGTGATGAACATTACGGCCGCGACGGCGCAATGGCTCACCACCGGCTTTTTGTTGACGCTCGGCATTTTAACCCCGGTGTCGGGATTGCTTCTTCAATGGTTTACGACGCGCCAGCTGTTCGTCGCGTCGCTCGTCTGCTCGATCGTCGGCACGCTCGTCGCCGCGCTCGCGCCGAATTTCGAAACGCTCATGGTGGCCCGGGTGCTTCAGGCGGCGGGCACGGGGCTGCTCCTGCCCCTCATGTTCAACACGATCCTGATCATTATCCCGGCGGAGAAGCGCGGGGCGGCGATGGGCGTCATCGGGCTCGTGCTCATGTTCGCGCCGGCCATCGGTCCGACGATCGCCGGACTATTGATCGAATATTTGTCGTGGCATTGGATTTTCTGGATCTCGCTGCCGTTCCTCGTGATCGGCTTGCTGTTCGGCCTCGTTTACTTGGATAACGTCTCGCAGATCACGAAACCGAAGATCGACGCGCTGTCCGTGCTCTTATCGACGATCGGATTCGGCGGCATCGTATTCGGCTTCAGCAAAGCGGGCGAAGGCGCAGAAGGCTGGTCGAGCCTGCCGGTCCTCGTTTCGCTCGCGCTCGGCCTTGTCGGCCTGCTGCTATTCACGCTTCGTCAGCTGTACGGGAAACACCCGATGATGAATCTCCGCGTCTTTACGTACCCGATGTTCGTCGTGGGGTTGTTCATGGTGCTGTTCTGCATGATGATCATTTTGTCTACAATGCTCATCTTGCCGCTTTACATGCAGAACGGCATGGCGCTTACGGCGTTCGCGGCGGGTCTCATTTTGCTGCCGGGCAGCATTTTGAACGGCTTCATGTCGCCGCTTATGGGCGGATTGTTCGATAAATACGGGCCGAAGTGGCTCGTGATCCCCGGCCTCGTCATCGTCGCCGCGGCGTTGTGGTTGTTCTCCGGCATCAATGCCGGAACGGCGACGGTGTTGATCGTCGTGCTGCACTGCCTGCTGATGGTCGGCATCGCCATGGTGTGGATGCCGGCGCAGACGAACGGCCTGAACCAGCTGCCGCCGGAATTGTACCCGGACGGCACGGCGGTCATGAACACGCTGCAGCAAGTCGCCGGCGCAATCGGCACAGCCATCGCGGTGAGCATCCTGACGAACGGAATCCACGATTATATGAAGAACGCGGAAGCCGCAGCCGCTCCGGACGCGGCGGTGTCCGCGATGACGTTCGGCTCGCAGAACGTATTCACGTTCGCGATGATCGTCACGCTGCTCGGCCTCGTCATGGCGTTGTTCATTCGCCGCGTCATTGTGACCCATCCTGCGGCGAAGCCGATGCATTAA
- a CDS encoding DMT family transporter: MTAQRFFTHPYGIAASASACALLWGSAFPAIKASYAALDIRPEETSELLWFAGMRFFLASLLILGFLRVLNEPVRLRRAALLPMLKVGAFQTFLQYCLFYFGLSLSTGSQGAVISGTTSFFQMLFAHMLYKDDKLSARKIAGLFIGFAGVAAVNITEGASLFRFGVGEACLLAAMAAAGIGNVFAKEESASIPVAYLTGYQMLFGAVGLMIAGTAFGGVRTFHFVPATAGLLAYLAVLSAAGFVLWNTIMKYNRVGNVSMYLFLIPVFGVALSSMLLNEPFHLFVLLGLLLVAAGIVIVHRKRPAEEPKVGHTG, from the coding sequence ATGACGGCTCAACGGTTTTTCACGCATCCTTACGGGATCGCGGCTTCCGCATCTGCGTGCGCGCTGCTGTGGGGCAGCGCCTTCCCCGCGATCAAGGCGAGCTACGCGGCGTTAGACATCCGTCCGGAGGAGACGTCGGAGCTGCTCTGGTTCGCGGGCATGCGCTTTTTCCTCGCTTCGCTGCTGATTCTCGGCTTTCTGCGCGTTCTGAACGAACCGGTGCGGCTCCGGCGGGCGGCGCTGCTGCCGATGCTGAAGGTGGGTGCGTTCCAAACGTTCCTGCAATACTGCTTGTTTTATTTCGGATTGAGCTTATCCACGGGCTCGCAAGGCGCGGTCATCTCCGGAACGACGTCCTTTTTCCAAATGTTGTTCGCCCATATGCTGTACAAGGACGACAAGCTGTCGGCGCGGAAAATCGCCGGGCTGTTCATCGGCTTCGCCGGCGTGGCGGCGGTCAACATTACGGAAGGCGCGTCGCTGTTTCGGTTCGGCGTCGGCGAGGCGTGCTTGCTGGCCGCCATGGCTGCGGCGGGCATCGGCAACGTGTTCGCGAAGGAGGAGTCCGCCTCCATTCCCGTCGCGTACTTGACCGGCTATCAGATGCTGTTCGGCGCCGTCGGCTTGATGATCGCGGGGACGGCGTTCGGCGGCGTCCGAACGTTCCACTTCGTCCCCGCCACGGCGGGGCTGCTCGCCTACCTTGCGGTGCTGTCGGCCGCGGGGTTCGTGCTGTGGAATACGATCATGAAATACAACCGCGTCGGCAACGTATCGATGTATTTGTTCCTCATTCCCGTCTTCGGCGTGGCGCTGAGCTCGATGCTGCTGAACGAGCCGTTCCACCTGTTCGTCCTGCTGGGCCTGCTGCTCGTCGCGGCCGGCATCGTCATCGTGCACCGCAAGCGGCCGGCGGAGGAGCCTAAGGTCGGGCATACCGGGTAA